A section of the Prionailurus bengalensis isolate Pbe53 chromosome C2, Fcat_Pben_1.1_paternal_pri, whole genome shotgun sequence genome encodes:
- the LOC122491089 gene encoding keratin-associated protein 10-12-like: MAASTLSVCSSDLSYDSRVCLPGSSDSCPDSSWQVDDCPESCCEPPCCAPAPCLTLLCGPSSPCQGDCCTPACCKPVCCTPVCCKPVCCTPVCCKPVCCTPVCCKPVCCTAVCCEDSPCTTSSCCQPSCCTSSPCQEDCCKPVCCTPVCCKPVCCTPVCCEDSPCSAPSCCQPSPCCRPSSCVSLLCRPVCKPVCFTPVCCKLFSCTPVCCEDSPCTTSSCCQPSCCTSSPCQEDCCTPACCKPICCTPVCCEDSPCSASSCCQPSPCCRPSSSVSLLCRPVCPRPACCAPASSCCTPASLCRPSCCRPASCVSLLCRPVCRPACCAPASSCCRPASCVSLLCRPVCPRPACCTPASGQECCR; the protein is encoded by the coding sequence ATGGCCGCGTCCACCCTGTCCGTCTGCTCCAGCGACCTGAGCTATGACAGCCGCGTCTGCCTGCCCGGATCCTCGGACTCTTGCCCCGACTCCTCCTGGCAGGTGGACGACTGCCCAGAGAGCTGCTGCGAGCCCCCGTGCTGCGCCCCGGCCCCCTGCCTGACCCTCCTgtgcggcccctcctccccctgccagggaGACTGCTGCACCCCTGCGTGCTGCAAGCCCGTGTGCTGCACCCCTGTGTGCTGCAAGCCCgtctgctgcacccctgtctgctgcaagcccgtctgctgcacccctgtctgctgcaAGCCCGTGTGCTGCACCGCTGTCTGCTGTGAGGACTCCCCCTGCACAACCTCTTCATGCTGCCAGCCGTCCTGTtgcacctcctccccctgccaggaaGACTGCTGCAAGCCCgtctgctgcacccctgtctgctgcaAGCCCGTCTGCTGCACCCCTGTGTGCTGCGAAGActccccctgctcagccccctcctgctgccagcccagcccctgctgcagaCCCTCCTCCTGCGTGTCCTTGCTCTGCCGCCCCGTGTGCAAGCCCGTCTGCTTCACCCCTGTCTGCTGCAAGCTCTTCTCCTGCACCCCTGTGTGCTGCGAGGACTCCCCCTGCACAACCTCTTCATGTTGCCAGCCGTCCTGCtgcacctcctccccctgccaggaaGACTGCTGCACCCCTGCATGCTGCAAGCCCAtctgctgcacccctgtctgctgcGAGGACTCCCCCTGCTCAGCCTcctcctgctgccagcccagcccctgctgcagaCCCTCCTCCAGTGTATCCCTGCTCTGCCGCCCCGTGTGCCCCCGCCCTGCCTGCtgtgcccctgcctcctcctgctgcacccctgcctccctctgccggCCCAGCTGCTGCCGTCCGGCCTCCTGCGTGTCCCTGCTCTGCCGCCCCGTGTGCAGGCCCGCCTGCTgcgcccctgcctcctcctgctgccGCCCGGCCTCCTGCGTGTCCCTGCTCTGCCGCCCTGTGTGCCCCCGCCCTGCCTGCTGCACCCCTGCCTCGGGCCAGGAGTGTTGCCGCTGA
- the LOC122491096 gene encoding keratin-associated protein 10-7-like, which yields MAASTLSVCSSDLSYGSRVCLPGASDSCPDSSWQVDDCPESCCEPPCCAPAPCLTLLCGPSSPCQGDCCTPACCKPMCCTPVCCKPVCCTPVCCTSSPCQGDCCTPACCKPVCCTPACCKPVCCTPVCCKPVCCTPACCKPVCCTPVCCQDSPCTTSSCCQLSCGPSSPCQGDCCIPVCCTPVCCKPVCCTPVCCGDSPCSAPSCCQPSPCCRPSSCVSLLCRPVCPRPACCVLASGQSCC from the exons ATGGCCGCGTCCACCCTGTCCGTCTGCTCCAGCGACCTGAGCTATGGCAGCCGCGTCTGCCTGCCCGGGGCCTCGGACTCCTGCCCCGACTCCTCCTGGCAGGTGGACGACTGCCCAGAGAGCTGCTGCGAGCCCCCGTGCTGCGCCCCGGCCCCCTGCCTGACCCTCCTgtgcggcccctcctccccctgccagggaGACTGCTGCACCCCTGCATGCTGCAAGCCCATGTGCTGCACCCCTGTGTGCTGCAAGCCCGTGtgctgcacccctgtctgctgca cctcctccccctgccagggaGACTGCTGCACCCCTGCATGCTGCAAGCCCGTGTGCTGCACCCCTGCATGCTGTAAACCCgtctgctgcacccctgtctgctgcaAGCCCGTCTGCTGCACCCCTGCATGCTGTAAGCCCgtctgctgcacccctgtctgctgcCAGGACTCCCCCTGCACAACCTCTTCATGCTGCCAGCTGTCctgcggcccctcctccccctgccagggaGACTGCTGCATCCCTGTGTGCTGCACCCCTGTGTGCTGCAAGCCCGTCTGCTGCACCCCTGTTTGCTGTGGGGActccccctgctcagccccctcctgctgccagcccagcccctgctgcagaCCTTCCTCCTGCGTGTCCCTGCTCTGCCGCCCCGTGTGCCCCCGCCCTGCCTGCTGCGTGCTCGCCTCGGGCCAGTCCTGCTGCTGA
- the LOC122491095 gene encoding keratin-associated protein 10-7-like: MAMSTLSACSSDLSYGSRVCLPGVSDSCPDSSWQVDDCPESCCEPPCCAPAPCLTLLCGPSSPCQGDCCTPACCKPVCCTPVCCKPVCCTPVCCKPVCCTPVCCEDSPCSAPSCCQPSPCCRPSSCVSLLCRPVCRPACCTPVCCKPVCCTPVCCKPVCCTPVCCEDSPCSAPSCCQPSPCCRPSSCVSLLCRPVCRPACCAPASSCCRPASCVSLLCRPACPRPACCGPSSGQSCC, from the coding sequence ATGGCCATGTCCACCCTGTCCGCCTGCTCCAGCGACCTGAGCTATGGCAGCCGCGTCTGCCTGCCCGGGGTCTCGGACTCCTGCCCCGACTCCTCCTGGCAGGTGGACGACTGCCCAGAGAGCTGCTGCGAGCCCCCGTGCTGCGCCCCGGCCCCCTGCCTGACCCTCCTgtgcggcccctcctccccctgccagggaGACTGCTGCACCCCTGCATGCTGCAAGCCCGTGTGCTGCACCCCTGTGTGCTGCAAGCCCGTCTGCTGCACCCCTGTGTGCTGCAAGCCCgtctgctgcacccctgtctgctgcGAGGActccccctgctcagccccctcctgctgccagcccagcccctgctgcagaCCCTCCTCCTGCGTGTCCCTGCTCTGCCGCCCCGTGTGCAGGCCCGcctgctgcacccctgtctgctgcaagcccgtctgctgcacccctgtctgctgcaAGCCCGTCTGCTGCACCCCTGTGTGCTGTGAGGATtccccctgctcagccccctcctgctgccagcccagcccctgctgcagaCCCTCCTCCTGCGTGTCCCTGCTCTGCCGCCCCGTGTGCAGGCCCGCCTGCTGTgcccctgcctcttcctgctGCCGCCCGGCCTCCTGCGTGTCCCTGCTCTGCCGCCCCGCGTGCCCCCGCCCTGCCTGCTGCGGCCCTTCCTCAGGCCAGTCCTGCTGCTGA
- the LOC122491088 gene encoding keratin-associated protein 10-8-like isoform X2, with amino-acid sequence MASQGTRHTFALTHTPTPTPTPTPSSSPTAPAMAASTLSVCSSDLSYGSRVCLPGASDSCPDSSWQVDDCPESCCEPPCCAPAPCLTLLCGPSSPCQGDCCTPACCKPVCCTPVCCKPVCCTPVCCEDSPCSAPSCCQPSPCCRPSSCVSLLCRPVCRPACCTPVCCQDSPCTTSSCCQPSCCTSSPCQGDCCTPVCCKPVCCTPVCCKPVCCTPVCCKPVCCTPVCCKPVCCTPVCCKDSSCSAPSCCQPSPCCRPSSCVSLLCRPVCRPTCCTPVFCKPVCCTPVCCKPVCCTPVCCEDSPCSAPSCCQPSPCCRPSSSVSLLCRPVCPRPACCAPASSCCRPASCVSLLCRPVCPRPACCGPASGQSCC; translated from the coding sequence ATGGCCTCCCAGGGTACCCGGCACACATTCGCACTcacgcacacacccacacccacacccacacccactccctcctccagccctacCGCCCCCGCCATGGCCGCGTCCACCCTGTCCGTCTGCTCCAGCGACCTGAGCTATGGCAGCCGCGTCTGCCTGCCCGGGGCCTCGGACTCCTGCCCCGACTCCTCCTGGCAGGTGGACGACTGCCCAGAGAGCTGCTGCGAGCCCCCGTGCTGCGCCCCGGCCCCCTGCCTGACCCTCCTgtgcggcccctcctccccctgccagggaGACTGCTGCACCCCTGCGTGCTGCAAGCCCGTCTGCTGCACCCCTGTGTGCTGCAAGCCCGTCTGCTGCACCCCTGTGTGCTGCGAGGActccccctgctcagccccctcctgctgccagcccagcccctgctgcagaCCCTCCTCCTGCGTGTCCCTGCTCTGCCGCCCCGTGTGCAGGCCCGcctgctgcacccctgtctgctgcCAGGACTCCCCCTGCACAACCTCTTCATGCTGCCAGCCGTCCTGCtgcacctcctccccctgccagggaGACTGCTGCACCCCTGTGTGCTGCAAACCTGTGtgctgcacccctgtctgctgcaagcctgtctgctgcacccctgtctgctgcaaacccgtctgctgcacccctgtctgctgcaagcccgtgtgctgcacccctgtctgctgcaAGGACTCCTCCTGCTCAGCCCcctcctgctgccagcccagcccctgctgcagaCCCTCCTCCTGCGTGTCTCTGCTCTGCCGCCCCGTGTGCAGGCCCACCTGCTGCACCCCTGTCTTCTGCAAGCCTgtctgctgcacccctgtctgctgcaAGCCCGTCTGCTGCACCCCTGTGTGCTGTGAGGATtccccctgctcagccccctcctgctgccagcccagcccctgctgcagaCCCTCCTCCAGTGTATCCCTGCTCTGCCGCCCCGTGTGCCCCCGCCCCGCCTGCTgcgcccctgcctcctcctgctgccGCCCAGCCTCCTGCGTGTCCCTGCTCTGCCGCCCCGTGTGCCCCCGCCCTGCCTGCTGCGGCCCCGCCTCAGGCCAGTCCTGCTGCTGA